The following are encoded together in the Daphnia magna isolate NIES linkage group LG8, ASM2063170v1.1, whole genome shotgun sequence genome:
- the LOC116928908 gene encoding mucin-5AC, which yields MKLLLILCAAACLTIAAGTFVDEDFTLVEEQTHAPDGKEAVEIFMAEEVTTKKASVRVTTTTTSAPVAIVDAVEATTSANKAPKTSSRPRSSGSRRKQPAKAAAAAAAVEEEESLKAEMTSPASVDTASVSILAPKNFKPTPKPLEEIQQTQGLMEFLKKRKIERIQASTTEDPFASILATATAPSTEEPVSPAGLSKDIASVRSSSGSSKRLPTTNRRFGASPRATTAATTTTTTPATEAPTVATVTTKRPNRFGALRNNKALSAPAVPATTTAQPVTEAPKPTESARSKLFPKRPTNLRPVANSISRRKDQSTTTTTAAPAAEAVEEDVIVPIPEELEIIAEPTTAAPLRRARGRIAPRVSGI from the exons aTGAAGCTCTTGCT GATTTTGTGTGCGGCAGCATGTCTAACAATCGCTGCTGGCACGTTCGTCGATGAGGATTTTACGTTGGTAGAAGAACAGACACATGCACCAGATGGAAAAGAAGCTGTTGAAATCTTCATGGCCGAGGAGGTGACAACTAAGAAGGCGTCCGTCAGGGTGACAACAACCACGACCTCGGCGCCTGTGGCGATTGTCGATGCCGTAGAAGCAACTACCTCAGCAAATAAGGCCCCAAAGACATCGAGTCGCCCTCGATCATCTGGATCTCGACGAAAGCAGCCGGCTaaagctgctgctgctgctgctgctgtcgAAGAGGAAGAAAGTCTCAAGGCTGAAATGACCAGTCCAGCATCCGTGGATACAGCATCTGTTTCGATTTTAGCTCCAAAGAATTTCAAGCCAACGCCCAAACCTTTAGAAGAAATCCAACAAACCCAGGGCCTTATGGAATTTCTAAAGAAAC GCAAAATTGAACGCATTCAAGCGTCTACCACCGAAGACCCGTTTGCCTCGATCTTAGCCACGGCAACAGCGCCATCCACCGAGGAGCCAGTGTCACCCGCTGGTCTGAG CAAGGACATTGCATCTGTTCGATCCAGCAGCGGTTCATCGAAGCGTTTACCTACCACTAACCGTCGTTTCGGCGCCAGCCCTCGAGCCACTACGGCTGCCACCACGACAACGACAACTCCAGCGACGGAAGCGCCAACAGTTGCCACTGTTACCACTAAACGCCCCAACCGATTTGGTGCGCTTCGTAATAACAAGGCTCTGAGTGCTCCGGCTGTTCCGGCTACGACAACCGCACAACCAGTCACCGAAGCGCCCAAACCAACAGAGTCTGCCCGTTCAAAATTGTTCCCTAAGCG ACCGACCAATTTGCGACCGGTCGCCAACTCCATCTCGAGGCGAAAGGATCAATCGACTACCACGACCACAGCTGCCCCAGCTGCCGAAGCTGTTGAAGAGGATGTCATCGTTCCCATTCCGGAAGAACTCGAAATTATCGCTGAGCCGACAACAGCAGCTCCCCTCCGCCGGGCCCGTGGCCGCATCGCTCCCCGAGTGAGTGGCATCTAG